The following is a genomic window from Hyphomicrobiales bacterium.
TTGTCGTGCGCGTGACCCAAAGCTTGGGTCCATTCTCCGCAACCTTTGAAGCCCGGCTGCAGATTACGGAGAAAGTGGTGGGGGAGCGCATCGCGCTCAAGGCGACCGGCAAGGCCGTGCGCGGCGCGATGGGCAACTTTCGCGCTGAATCGGTGGTCAGCCTGCATGAGGCGGCCGGCGGCACCCAGGTGCGGGTGGATAGTGAAGCCGTGCTCGCCGGCGTGCTGGGCAGCGTCGGCCAGAAGGTCATTGCCCGACAAGCGGAAAAGATCACGGACGAGTTTGCAGCCAACCTTGAGCACCAGTTGAGTGGCGAAACCGAGCGGCAGCCTGCAGGCGCGGCTGACGCTCCTCAGGCAATCGGGAAGTCCGCTTCTGCGGCGTCGGTCGCGGGCAACCGGGCGACGTCCTCCCCGAAGCCGCAGATCGACGGTCCCATTCATGCCTACGCGGTCGCGAGCGAAACGGGGCTCTGGATCAAGCTCGCCGCGGGCGCGGCCCTCGCCAATCTGGCGGTCACGCTCGTGATCCTCGGGAAACTCCTTTGAACAAGCCCAAACCCAACGAAAGGCAGAAAAACATGAAACGCGTCGGCCTTATCGTCCCCAGTTCCAACACCACGATGGAGACTGAGATTCCGCGGCTCCTCAACGAACTCGGGAAAGATCTTTTCACATTCCATTCGAGCCGCGCACGCTTGCACACGGTCGATGTGGAATCGCTCAGCCGCATGGTGGATGACGGCGAGCGCTGCGCGGCGGAGGTTGGCGACGCGGATGTCGACGTGGTGGCTTATGCCTGCCTGGTGGCTCTCATGTCGCGAGGAGCGGATGCTCATCGCGACATCGAAGCCAAGCTCTG
Proteins encoded in this region:
- a CDS encoding carbon monoxide dehydrogenase G protein yields the protein MRFNQAFEVSQPKERVWSFLDDPKLVAKCVPGVESVEEIEPDTFVVRVTQSLGPFSATFEARLQITEKVVGERIALKATGKAVRGAMGNFRAESVVSLHEAAGGTQVRVDSEAVLAGVLGSVGQKVIARQAEKITDEFAANLEHQLSGETERQPAGAADAPQAIGKSASAASVAGNRATSSPKPQIDGPIHAYAVASETGLWIKLAAGAALANLAVTLVILGKLL